The genomic stretch AAGAAAAACAGAGGAAAGCGAGGAAACAAGAAAAGAAAGAATAAGAAGCAAGAGCaaggagaaggaaaaaaaaaaaaagaaagaaaaagggagGGGGCTGAGTGTCGGCCAGGCAAGGTCGGTCACATTATAGAGTCCAGTTACATATATGGATATTGGATCAGATGGTTGTCAATGGTGGTTCAACATTAAAGTGTAATGTCCATGGCGTCCAAGTGCGTATAAAAGTAATTGACGTATCATGAAGGGCAGCAGTGAGACAAACCAGTTTGTATGTGGACCATATAGCGTTGATGGTAGCGGGAAGAGTAGGAGGAGAGGCAGATTTCCAATTCGCTGCAACTTGGCATTTAGCTGTATTTGAAATGTGTTTAATTAGTCTTAGTAGATGGTTCGAAATGTCAGGGATAGGACGCAAAAGTAGAGAATAAAAGGGCGAGTCGGGAACAACTACACCGGTGATTTCCAAAATTAGCTTATGAATTCGGCGCCAGTAGCGGTGGATGAGCCCACAGGACCACCAAACAAGCAGCATGGTTCCCCGTTGCCCACAAAGTCTCCAACATCTATCAGAGCAGGAAGGGTAGATAGTCTGTAGTCTAGACGGCACTAAGTACCATCGGTAATAGATTTAATAAGAGTTTTCCTTGATACGAACAGACAAGGAACTCTTTGCAATTTCCTGCCTGATGTCAGCCCATTCCTCGACGGTTAACGTTTCCCCTATATCTCGTTCCCAAGTTAATTCATGAGCCTCTTTCGCGGGGGTATTGTGTGAAAGTAAGATTTGGTAAATAGCGGATAGCAAACCCTTTGTAGAGCGTTGACCACAACATAAAGATTCAAATGCAGTTTTGGTCATAGGATGAGCAGTTTTACAGAGGGCCGTATAAAAGTGATGAAGTTGCAAAAATTGATAGAAAGTCGAGTGGGGAAGTGAGAAGCGCGATTGCAGGTCCGTAAACGAGGGAAATGAAGACAGAGGGGCCAGGTCCCCCAAGTAAAGGACGTTATGTGAGGTCCAATATTTACCTGAAGGAAATCTAGAATTGTCCCACAGGGAAGTCAATAGAGGATTAAAGGAACGAAGTCGGTAAAAGCGGGTGCAATGATCCCAGACCGACAGTGAGAAGCGTATCGTTGGTAGTAAGAGAGATGAGGTGCGCACCATAACAAGGTTGAGGATTGTAGGCCTATATTTAATACCAGGAGCGtcaatatatatacagtgcctccaCTCAGACCTTTGATCTGCTCGAAGAGTATGGCAGATGGGGGGGGAGTCTGAGAAACCCCTATCCTGTGTCAAACAGTAACTCCTTTCATTGCATTCTTTGTTTTGTTTCCAACATATACACCCTTCTATACTTTATTCACTTACTTGATGAAAGGGGGCTCTGAGCCTTCTGTACTCAAGCAGGATCAGAGGATTAGTAATGACGGGACCACCTTAAACCGGCTCCTAGTCTTCAATTGTATTTTAATATAATGTAATTTAACTGTATTATACCTTACAGGTTTAACATGTAGATACATACAACAATGCAAAAAGGCACAATCTTAACAATACTATAACCCTACTCTCACAATATAAACCCTTATCCCCTAGagttatatatttgcaaatatattttcAGTGCACTGAGTTCAGACTATAAAGTAAAATCCCCAAAGAAGGGGGAGCAACAATCCCTGTTATTTTTAATATTAGTTGAGGTTATAAATTGTTCCTTGTCGATAACCGATCCACTGGCCAAAGGATAACTTGTAGGGCTCCGGAAACTCTACTGTAACAATTCTCAACTAATTATGATTTGGAGGGATTCCCTTCGACATCTATAGTGTCTTTTAACGGAGGATAGCCATTATTTTGAGCCTTTGTCCACGTTAAGAGTGTCACTTGTTGTAGATCTAATTAAATATGTAGGCTATAAATTAGTCCGTTATATATCTATAGCGTGTAGCTCTTGAAGATGTGATGTCCTATCAGCGTAGTGATAAGCTTTCCTTCTCTGTTTTAGGACAACTAGACTTCCTTAAGATGTCTGTAGCAGATTATCAGGTAAGTGTAAATAGTTCCTTGAATCCTCTATTACATCTATTCTTCACTTTTGTATAATACTGCAATCGCTGCAATCTATGTGTAATATATCACTCTAGGACAGTCTATATAATGAACAGTCTCTGCAGGGGCGTTGTATTAGTATAATATGACAAAGATCATTGGTGGATGATATCACTTACTATAAGTACTGTTAACACAGCACTGAAGAAGGTCTCTGGAGATTGAAGGTGTACGTGCCCACTTCCTCTTGCACAGAGGGTCTGTGGAACATCAGCGTCAGTGTGGGGCTGGGTATGCACTTCTGGCAGCTGTCTCCGTGTTCCGATCCTCCCACCGGGTGACGCGTCCGGGTAATGTCCGCCCCTTCTGGGTGACGCGCCCGGGAGATTTCCGCCCCCCCTCTGACGGCTAGTGACGAGGACGGGGATTCCTTCTCCGTCCTCCGGCTTCCTTAGACGCGGCTTGCGGCTCCGTGATCTCTCTCCCCCGGCCCTCCGGTATGTCTCCTCAAAGCGCTGAGTATAGCGGCTCCACTCAGCAGCAATCAGCAGTCCTCCGTCTCTTAGGCTCAACCGTTCTCTGTGTCGCACTTGCCCCGACCTTTATACTGTCCTCCTCAACGTCTATATCCGGGCACCTGTGCTGTGTTCTCCTTCCCAGGTCTCTCCTGCACGAGAGCCTCTCGATTAGGTCCCAGCTCCTGCCTCTCACCAAGGCATCATTACATACATATTAAAATATAATaaacactacaggtatacaatttaTAATGTTTTGAACATATATCATTCTTTATATTCTGTCTCTCTACACTCCTCCCCCTGGTGTCAGGTTTTGATCCCATTTATATATATCTGACACCATCATACTCCCTCTATTCCAGGATGGTAATATCCCATTATTGGTCCCACTGGCCATATACTATTATTCTCGAAATATGGCCATGGCATTATAGTAGTTGAGTTAACAAGTCGGGGTTCTTCACTAGGAATTCCCAAACGATCATAAGTTAGTATTAAGGGTGGCCTATGTGTCCGATGGGGTCGAACTCGGTGGGGCATGGGGTTGCTATCTCCATGATATCTATCTTTACTGACAATTGATTCGTTGGTTACTTCATCCCAACTAAGGTCAGAGTCATTCACTCCAGGAATATCGTTGATAGACCTTCCCCAATCGTATGTAGTTTCTCTTTTATCAGTGGAGTTCTCTCCTTGAGTTTCTTTCTCTGGACTAAAATCTCTCCCTTCTAATTCTTTACCAAAAGTATGACGATCTTCATAATAGAAGTACCCTGCTCCCTCTTCATTCGGCTCGCCTGCTATTGTTTCAATGTACTCATAGGGACTATTGTGATCCGCTACTCTCTGAGGTATCGGTTTATTATTTCCCGCTACCACTCGACCGGTTTCCCTATTCTCATCAAGCGGAATATTTTGTCCGACTGGTAATAGATGATTTCGGTGATATGTAACAATTGGTCCATCCTGATCTTCTGGTTTCATTTGATATACCGGTATACCAGGTAGTTGCTTGATAATCGTATATGGTGACTCTTTCCAACGATTCGCTAATTTCTGCCTTCTAGGAGCTCCCAAACGTTGGATAAGTACTCTGTCTCCAGGCAGCAGTATCTGTTCAATCACTTTCTTATCAAATATTTGTTTATTTTGCTCACCTCTTCTCCTTGAAGCTTGATGAGCAAGATCAAAGGCTTCTTTTAAGTCTCTCCTCAATCGTTTTACATATTGTGTGTGAGTAGGAATAACAAACTTGTTAGCCTAGCTTCTCGTCCAAACATCAGTACATAAGGTGAGTATCCAGTAGTGTCGTTTACGGTACAATTATAAGCATGTACGAGTCGACAAACGTGTCGTTTCCACTGAAGTTTGTCACGTGGATTCAGGGTCCCCAACATGTCAAGAAGAGTTCGATTGAAGCGTTCGGGTTGTGGGTCTCCCTGAGGGTGATATGGTGATGTTCTTGATTTTCGTATCCCACAACATATGCACAGTTCTTTGATCAAATTACTCTCGAACTCCCTCCCTTGATCGGTGTGTATTCGAGCAGGTAATCCGTAATGTACGAAAAATTTCTCCTACAGAGTTTTAGCTACCGTTATGGCCTTTTGATCCACAGTGACATACGCTTGGGCGTATCGGGTGAAGTGATCGGTAGCTACCAATATGTGACTGTCCCTTCCGGAGGGATCCTCTAATGACAGGAAATCGACACACACGAGATCTAATGGTCCTGAGCTGTCTAGATTAATTAACCTGGCCGACGGTACTGGTATCGATTTCCTTAGTATACAATTCCGACAATCTCGACAGTAGGATTCAATATCTCTATTCATGTAGGGCCAGTATACTCTTTCGGCGACCAATAGGCGTGTCTTCTCGTATCCCAAATGGCCATGACAGTCGTGCAGTGAGGGTAACACCATGGGAATATATTCTGCAGGTAGTACAAGTTGTTGACGGATTCTTCCTGTCCGATCCTCCGTCTTTCGGTAGAGTATCCCTTTCTTGCAAATTAATCTTTTTAGCTGTCGCAACAACATTCGGGTTGTGTTAGATGTCATTActccatcatcacctctatgagttgtgtttaagcaattaatagCAGTTGCCAGGTGTGTATCTCGCATTTGAGCCTCTCGTAGTTGTTCTTTGGACATTACCTCCAGTCCTCCCATCTCAGCCTGGGATATCCAACAATACATTAAAGGTAACCCTGTATCCGATGCTCCCAGAGAACTGACAATATCTTGTGGTTCTCCTCTTAGGCAGATCATCTGATGACATAGCCCTTGCATGGCTGGCGCTGGGACTTCGATCCATTCATCATTGACACTCGATACAGTAGTGTTCGGCAATCTCGATAATGCATCAGCGTCAATATTACTTGTCCCCAGTCTGTACTTTAAAGTGAAGTAGTAGTTGGCTAGTGATGCCAACCAACGATGCCCCGTGGCGTCAAGACGGGCAGTGGTGTTAATATATGTCAATGGGTTATTATCAGTATAGATGGTAAAATTGGTTCCGTACAGGTAGTCGTGGGACTTTTCAACTACTGCCCACTTTAAAGCGAGGAACTCGAGTTTGTGCACTGCATATTTTCTCTCGCTTTCTGATAATCCCCTACTGATATATGCAATAGGTCTCAATTTCCCTTGTTGACGCTGGTATAACACTCCACCTAATCCGCCAAACGATGCATCTATGTGTAGATCGTATGGTTGGGTTGGATCTGCATATGCAAGAACAGGTGAGTGGGTCAAACAATACTTAAGCCGGAGAAATGCGTCTTCACACAGGCTAGTCCATCTATCCCCGAATTCTTCCTGGGGTTTGAAGAAACTATTGGTGGTACCACTTCTTTTGTTCCGATTTCCACCATGGGCTGGGAGATAGCCTTTAGTCAGTTCAGTGAGGGGTCTAACTATCCGGGAATACTGTGGTACAAACCGACGGTAGTAACCGCAGAACCCCAGAAATGAACGTAGTTCCTTCAAATTTTTTGGACGTGGCCAATGCATTACTGCATCCGTTTTATCAGGGTCAGTAGCAATTCCTTCCCGATTAACGATATGTCCTAGGTACTTAACTGAGGTCTGACAAAATTTACATTTGTCAATCGACAATTTCAATCCTTTTTTCTGAAGTCGGTCCAATACTTTCAATAGTCGGGCATTATGCTCCTCCAGGGTCTTTCCAAAAACAataatgtcgtctagataaacgagCACCTCCCTGTAGCACATATCTCCTACCGTTTGTTCCATTGTGCGTTGATACGTTGCAGGAGCTCCCTTTACTCCCTGGGGCATCTTGAGGAACTCGAAAAATCCAATAGGGCAGATGAAAGCTGTCTTAGCCCTGTCTTCCGCTTTCATGGGAATTTGGTAGTAACCACACCTCATATCCATTACAGAAAACCACTTACTACCTTGTAAACAGTCCAGTGCTTCTTCGACTCGAGGGACCGTATATTGATCAGTGATGGTTCTACTGTTCAAAGTGCGGTAGTCTATGCATAATCGGATGTCACCATTCTTCTTTCCTGCTACCACAATCGGAGAGGCATAAGGGCTTTCCGAGtcagctatcacgtgattttcaagTAATTTCTTCAGGTGTTGTCGCACGTCATTGAAGTCCGCCGGGGCTAATCGACGGGACCTTTCTCTGAAAGGGGTGATGTCACTCAACGTAATCCTATGCTCCACGCCAAGAGCGGTGCCTAGATCCCAGTCTTCTATTGAAAAGACAGATCTTCTGGCCGATAGTTCGTCTATTATCCGATTCTGCTCTTGTAACGATAGATCACAGTCCTGGAAACATTTCTGTAGTTTCATAATAAACGGATCAACTGTTACTTCAGTGGGGCTATTGCATTTGAGAGGGTATGTATCTGCAGAGTCTTTGATGATGTTATCGCTGCTAGATGAAGGTAGCTCTTCTTCCGGATTATGATAGATAGAGGACAATCTGTGTTGAGATAGACACCAGTCTGACAGTGTTTTAAACAGGTTCGAGTTGGTGCCGACTATAACAGGCACTGCTTCTCTATCCCCTGGGGGGGTCAGGACATATCAGAGCAATAAAAGGTAGAGGAGCTACCTGATCCGAAGTTAATAGTGGATGGAATTCGATATTGGTCACTACATATCCCAAATAAGGTTATTTTTGGTCACGAAGTCCCCATATAGCCAACCCATCTACAGGCGATATGTGAACGTCTTGTAGATATTGACTATACCAACTTTCGAAAATTATCGAAACCTGTGACCCAATATCCAATAGCACCATACACGGATGACCATTGATGATGGCTTGTACCATGGGAGCCTTTCCCATCATCCCATCTGGGATGGTCCTAGGCCACTGGGTACCCCCCATTGCGCACACTACTATGGCTCGGGAGTTGATGCGGGGTTCATCAACGTCCCTTCCTGGTTTTCCGAGGGAATAGTATTCCTATTTCCACCATTATTGGAGTTCCTTCCATAGCTCCCAGTTTGTGGGCATTCAAACGATCTATGTCCCATTTGGCCACACCTATAGCAGATTATGTGGTCTCGATTATCCACTCGTCGAGTTGGTCCTCTTCCTCTCACTCGGTTCACTGGGAACTGAACACTGTTATGTACTGTTATCAGTTGATCcagttttttattttgttcttctaaAAGTTTAAACAGTCGATCATTTGGTGAGGTGGCATCGGTATTTGGTGACACAGCAGCTGGCACTACTACCTTTACTCTCTTGATACTTTTTTCCCTGTTGTCAATTTGAACTTCTTCTAATTTCACATCCTTGATTAATTCACTCAACATTGGTGGCCGAGCTCGAGTCCCACTACATCTAAGTCTCTGAGCTACGGGACTAGATGTCAGTGCCCCTCTCAATAAGTGCTTAAGTCGCCTTTCATCGATTTCCAACTGTTCAATCCCCCCTTTATCTAGAAGTTTATACAATATTTTGACCAACCGGTATATGAAATTTGTGAGAGGTTCTGATGGTTCTTGGTAAGTATGATTTAGACGAGCCAATATATCTCCTATGTCTTCAATTGTCCCAAAGGAATAGTCTAATGCATTGAAGTAATCCTTCAGTGTGGCGTTGGTATTGCTACGTCGGGTAGCCTGTATAATCCCCATGGCGGGACCCCTTAGGCTTTCAACAatcctttgtttttttatatactCGGGGCACCGCCATTCCTCTGAATGTTGTATGGCAGCTTCACGCCATGCTTCGTAACCTTCTTCCCCAGTGGGGATAGGTATTGTGCCCGAGAATACTCGTAGTCGTCGGTATCCTCCTTCGTAGTGCCACCGCTCAAATTGACTCACCACTTTATCCATGACGGATTCAACTTGGGGTTTAATAGATTCACCTAATGATGGTTTGGGCAGAGAGTTATCACTGGTGCCAGGTGCATCTCTCCCCTGATGATCTGTCTCTTCTCTATTCTCCACAGCTTCTGTAGCCTCCCCGTCATTCTCTTCACTACTTCTAGGCCAAATTATCTGACATCTTCGACCCGCAACTCCTCCTACTAATACGTTAATAGGTATTAGGGAGGAGTCCAAACAATCCTGTGTCGTTATGAGTATCGCTCTAATTTCGCCGGTCGCTCCCTTCCACTTGTCCACCAATAAGGGGACCCTTACACCACACAATTTCTGAGCTTCTGTAATCACCTCATCATCAGTAATACCTGACAAATCTCCTACCATACTCAGACTGCATTGTACATTAACCTTATGGTCCATACACCATTGGTAGATGCTGCGTTCATTGATGACCTCCATGGTTGTCATATCCTTGATCCTGGAACGGGTaacgatctcagcagtgcctccagtgtAGGCCTATATTTAATACCAGGAGCGtcaatatatatacagtgcctccaCTCAGACCTTTGATCTGCTCGAAGAGTATGGCAGATGGGGGGGAGTCTGAGAAACCCCTATCCTGTGTCAAACAATAACTCCTTTCATTGCATTCTTTGTTTTGTTTCCAACATATACACCCTTCTATACTTTATTCACTTACTTGATGAAAGGGGGCTCCGAGCCTTCTGTACTCAAGCAGGATCAGAGGATTAGTAATGACGGGACCACCTTAAACCGGCTACTAGTCTTCAATTGTATTTTAATATAATGTAATTTAACTGTATTATACCTTACAGGTTTAACATGTAGATACATGCAACAATGCAAAAAGGCACAATCTTAACAATACTATAACCCTACTCTCACAATATAAACCCTTATCCCCTAGagttatatatttgcaaatatattttcAGTGCACTGAGTTCAGACTATAAAGTAAAATCCCCAAAGAAGGGGGAGCAACAATCCCTGTTATTTTTAATATTAGTTGAGGTTATAAATTGTTCCTTGTCGATAACCGATCCACTGGCCAAAGGATAACTTGTAGGGCTCCGGAAACTCTACTGTAACAATTCTCAACTAATTATGATTTGGAGGGATTCCCTTCGACATCTATAGTGTCTTTTAACGGAGGATAGCCATTATTTTGAGCCTTTGTCCACGTTAAGAGTGTCACTTGTTGTAGATCTAATTAAATATGTAGGCTATAAATTAGTCCGTTATATATCTATAGCGTGTAGCTCTTGAAGATGTGATGCCCTATCAGCGTAGTGATAAGCTATCCTTCTCTGTTTTAGGACAACTAGACTTCCTTAAGATGTCTGTAGCAGATTATCAGGTAAGTGTAAATAGTTCCTTGAATCCTCTATTACATCTATTCTTCACTTTTGTATAATACTGCAATCGCTGCAATCTATGTGTAATATATCACTCTAGGACAGTCTATATAATGAACAGTCTCTGCAGGGGCGTTGTATTAGTATAATATGACAAAGATCATTGGTGGATGATATCACTTACTATAAGTACTGTTAACACAGCACTGAAGAAGGTCTCTGGAGATTGAAGGTGTACGTGCCCACTTCCTCTTGCACAGAGGGTCTGTGGAACATCAGCGTCAGTGTGGGGCTGGGTATGCACTTCTGGCAGCTGTCTCCGTGTTCCGATCCTCCCACCGGGTAATGTCCGCCCCTTCTGGGTGATGCGCTCGGGAGATTTCCGCCCCCCCTCTGACGGCTAGTGACGAGGACGGGGATTCCTTCTCCGTCCTCCGGCTTCCTAAGACGCGGCTTGCGGCTCCGTGATCTCTCTCCCCCGGCCCTCCGGTATGTCTCCTCAAAGCGCTGTGTATAGCGGCTCCACTCAGCAGCAATCAGCAGTCCTCCATCTCTTAGGCTCAACCGTTCTCTGTGTCGCACTTGCCCCGACCTTTATACTGTCCTCCTCAACGTCTATATCCGGGCACCTGTGCTGTGTTCTCCTTCCCAGGTCTCTCCTGCACGAGAGCCTCTCGATTAGGTCCCAGCTCCTGCCTCTCACCAAGGCATCATTACATACATATTAAAATATAATaaacactacaggtatacaatttaTAATGTTTTTAACATATATCATTCTTTATATTCTGTCTCTCTACAGGATGAATACATATTTACTGCATGAACTTCCAAGAGCGTCCACAGTCTCTGCTCAGGAGGCGAGTGCCAGAGAACACATGAGGCTAAGTGTGTAGCACGGTAGTATTTAATCAAATCAGGCATACCGAGGCCCCCCGAGGTACAATGTTGTTGAAGTAGTCGTATCTTAACTCTGGGTTTCTTTCCAGCCCAAATAAAGATAGACAAATCCCTTTGAAGGTTTTTCAATATTTTAGTCGGTATGTGGATTGGGAGAGTCTGCCAAAGATATAGTAATCGTGGGAGT from Pseudophryne corroboree isolate aPseCor3 chromosome 5, aPseCor3.hap2, whole genome shotgun sequence encodes the following:
- the LOC134929550 gene encoding paraneoplastic antigen Ma1 homolog, which codes for MEVINERSIYQWCMDHKVNVQCSLSMVGDLSGITDDEVITEAQKLCGVRVPLLVDKWKGATGEIRAILITTQDCLDSSLIPINVLVGGVAGRRCQIIWPRSSEENDGEATEAVENREETDHQGRDAPGTSDNSLPKPSLGESIKPQVESVMDKVVSQFERWHYEGGYRRLRVFSGTIPIPTGEEGYEAWREAAIQHSEEWRCPEYIKKQRIVESLRGPAMGIIQATRRSNTNATLKDYFNALDYSFGTIEDIGDILARLNHTYQEPSEPLTNFIYRLVKILYKLLDKGGIEQLEIDERRLKHLLRGALTSSPVAQRLRCSGTRARPPMLSELIKDVKLEEVQIDNREKSIKRVKVVVPAAVSPNTDATSPNDRLFKLLEEQNKKLDQLITVHNSVQFPVNRVRGRGPTRRVDNRDHIICYRCGQMGHRSFECPQTGSYGRNSNNGGNRNTIPSENQEGTLMNPASTPEP